The DNA sequence TAGGGGGAGTCATCGTGCTTATGCTCTGGTTCTATCTGACGGGTCTTACCCTTGTGGTAGGCGGAGAAATCAATGCTATCTATCACCGGGAGCGCGTAAGCCCTACAGTACGGGCAAAGAAGAAGGCTGCCGCTTCCTTCAACTGAAGCATAAAAAAAGGAACCCTGGAGGTTCCTTTTTTTATGGATTAATTAAACTTGTTCACATAAGGGATGCGTTTCGTCCAAAGCTTTTTAAACAGCTTTGGAGTTTGTTTTGCCTGTACAACAACATGGTTGACTTTTTCCTTTTTCGCCTGGATATCCTGCTGAATTTCCTTTTGGTGAGCCGTGAGCTCAGTTGTCTGAGTTTTAATATTCTCAGTCTGTTTCTGCAGCCTTGCAGCAGTCTCTG is a window from the Bacillus infantis NRRL B-14911 genome containing:
- a CDS encoding DUF948 domain-containing protein, whose product is MIIVYISLAIFAGALIYLGISAFKIYKDSKPAIQNLTETAARLQKQTENIKTQTTELTAHQKEIQQDIQAKKEKVNHVVVQAKQTPKLFKKLWTKRIPYVNKFN